Below is a window of Candidatus Thorarchaeota archaeon DNA.
AGACGAATTGCTTCGATAGTCAGACAATCCAGCACTCCTTTTGCGCCAAACAATCTTTTCCTCCCGGCGGTTCAGTCAATTAATCCATTTTGAGTATATACATCTTACTGAGATATATGCTATTCACCTACTGAATGGCGCGAAACGCATAGCAATGAATGTCAGGAATCGAACAAATCTGAGATAGGTGCTAAAAATAGCGGAAAGGTTTCAAATCCGAGCTCTGGTACCAAATATTTAATATAGTTAAGAAAGAAATGATATGTGTAGTGACTGGACAGGGAGACAAATATTCAATTCCAGTAGTTCATCAAATTACAATCTATAGAAGAGAACCTTTGGTTAGTCGAAAAGTATCGGAGATATTCTATGTTAGATAGGTACAGCAAACTCACCGATTTTGAAGTATTTGCCCAAGAAGAGAAGTTGGGTGAGATTCACGACATATATTTCCAGGACGACAATTGGAAGGTAAAATATGCTGTCGTTGAGTCTGGTGATTGGCTTCTAGGAGAGCGATTCATTGTGGCCATGGAAGCTCTCAGCAAACCTGATTGGGATAAGAAACAAATTATTGCAGAGATATCAAAAGAGGACATAGAAAACAGGCCCAAGATTGACTTTGCTAAACCTATATCTCGAGAGAGACTCAGCAAATTGCATCAACATTATCAATGGTCACAATTCATGCCATCCGGAGCACAAATCTACGGACCATATCCAATTGTGCCGCCAACTGCAGATATTGCACAACGAAAGGAACTGCTTGAAGAATCTGAAGATGGTGAAGCCAATCTGCGAAGTGCTAAAGAGGTCACGGGATACGAAATCGAATGCGAAGATGATTGCATCGGCTCTGTGAAGGATTTTTTCGTAGACGAAAAAGACTGGGTTACTAGGTATCTCCTCGTAGACATTGGAAGGTGGATAACTGGAAAAGAAGTCATCATATCTCCAGACTGGGTCTCAGAAATCGAATGGCTTGAAGGAGAAATCGAAGTGAATCTAACCAAGGAACAGATTGAGAACAGTCCAGAATACAATCCCGCAGAACCACTTACAAGAGAATATGAAACAGCTCTCTACGATTTCTATCATCAACCGGGCTATTGGCTATGATAATAGAGTAGAGGTGATATTAGAACCTAAGCAGAGAAGGGGATCCCTCTTTCTCAACTAGGTCAACTATTGCAGGGTTATTGTGAGTATCATCGACGCCTTATCTACTCGAAGTCAGTTCTCAGCTATAGATTTGATAGTCCACCATTATTTCTGCGCCAACCAATTTTCTTTTCTCCCGGCACTTTTGAAACAGACGATATCTTCTACATGTACGATTCTATTCAGATACAGTCGAAATACGACCAAGACCCGTCAATCGGATTACAGGAAAATGCAGAATCAAATCATCCTTTCAAAATAATAGAGCCAAAGCTATGTTTTTGAGTCTGCGAATATTTCTCAAAACGATACACGGATAATTCAGAGTTGTGATAGATTGCCAAGTGACTATATATTCACAGAAAGGGCAATTCGTGAGTTCGAAGAAAAACAGGGCATAAGCATCTCCCTGGATAGTCAGAACCTTCAAGAAATTCAGAACTACGGAGGAACCCATCTCTCAGCTAAAAAACTAAGAAACATACTGGAATCTGCTAATGAGAAACCACTCAGTCATTATGTCAATGATGAGTCAAAGACAGTCAGCCCGATATCGGTCTCTCTTTTCGTTATCAATGATGCACTCTGGAGAATAATGGAGAAAAAGAGACACCACGCTGATAAGA
It encodes the following:
- a CDS encoding PRC-barrel domain-containing protein — translated: MLDRYSKLTDFEVFAQEEKLGEIHDIYFQDDNWKVKYAVVESGDWLLGERFIVAMEALSKPDWDKKQIIAEISKEDIENRPKIDFAKPISRERLSKLHQHYQWSQFMPSGAQIYGPYPIVPPTADIAQRKELLEESEDGEANLRSAKEVTGYEIECEDDCIGSVKDFFVDEKDWVTRYLLVDIGRWITGKEVIISPDWVSEIEWLEGEIEVNLTKEQIENSPEYNPAEPLTREYETALYDFYHQPGYWL